One Neisseria sp. Marseille-Q5346 genomic region harbors:
- a CDS encoding DUF4422 domain-containing protein codes for MSALIYIATHTDDYRFPRISGYIPIFAGKALHGEVTAIQGDDTGKNISILNNQFCELTALYWIWKNSYANIVGLVHYRRYFADLNHPEMNIIHMGKPILDTDRLSDLISSEKRIILPKPKSFGKRRFFKLFKKQKTVYQQYSECHFKKDWLELEKTVHRLFPEYFPSLETVKNDTQMSCCNMFIAHKSFIDAYCTWLFEILFDLYNRLDISDYDNYQRRIFGFMAERLLNVYVRHHATDFDIQYLDITFLE; via the coding sequence ATGAGTGCCCTGATATACATTGCTACCCATACAGATGATTATCGTTTCCCTCGAATATCGGGCTATATCCCAATTTTTGCGGGAAAAGCTTTACATGGTGAAGTCACAGCAATACAAGGTGACGATACCGGAAAAAATATTTCCATACTAAACAACCAATTTTGCGAATTGACTGCGCTGTATTGGATTTGGAAAAACAGCTATGCAAACATAGTCGGTCTAGTGCATTATCGTCGCTATTTCGCTGATTTGAACCACCCTGAAATGAACATTATCCACATGGGTAAACCAATTTTGGATACAGACAGACTTTCTGACCTAATATCATCTGAAAAACGAATCATCTTACCCAAACCGAAAAGTTTCGGCAAACGACGGTTCTTCAAACTATTTAAAAAACAAAAGACCGTTTATCAGCAATATAGTGAGTGTCATTTCAAAAAAGACTGGCTGGAACTGGAAAAAACTGTCCATAGGCTTTTCCCTGAATATTTTCCATCATTAGAAACGGTCAAAAATGATACACAAATGAGCTGCTGCAATATGTTCATCGCCCATAAGTCCTTTATCGATGCCTATTGTACATGGTTGTTTGAGATTTTGTTTGACTTATATAACCGGCTAGATATTAGTGATTACGACAATTATCAACGACGTATTTTCGGATTTATGGCAGAACGCCTTCTGAACGTTTATGTCCGACATCATGCTACTGATTTTGACATCCAATATTTAGATATTACTTTTTTAGAGTAA
- the plsX gene encoding phosphate acyltransferase PlsX, with amino-acid sequence MITLAVDAMGGDAGLAITVPGAVDFLKQQSDVHLIMVGDEAAVRQALSSAGAPMDRITVCHAAQVVEMDEAPQSALKNKKESSMRIAINQVKEGNAQAAVSAGNTGALMATARFVLKTIPGIERPAIAKFLPSDSEHVTLALDLGANVDCTPEQLVQFAIIGSELVHALHPEKGSPRVALLNVGTEDIKGTEAVKQTFKLLSSSKLNFIGNIESNSVLYGEADVVVADGFVGNVMLKTIEGAVKFMSGAIRREFQSTLFNKLAAIAALPALKGLKGKLDPRKFNGAILLGLRGIVIKSHGGTDEVGFRYALEEAYHEAKSAGLAQIEQGVATQLAALEAAKAAAEQEETPASTTEA; translated from the coding sequence ATGATTACACTGGCCGTAGATGCCATGGGCGGAGATGCAGGCCTTGCGATTACCGTCCCCGGTGCAGTGGATTTCCTGAAACAGCAATCCGACGTACATCTGATTATGGTCGGTGATGAAGCAGCAGTCCGCCAAGCATTAAGCTCGGCAGGCGCGCCTATGGACCGCATTACCGTCTGCCATGCAGCGCAAGTCGTTGAAATGGATGAAGCGCCTCAATCTGCGCTGAAAAATAAAAAAGAATCATCCATGCGCATCGCCATCAACCAAGTTAAAGAAGGCAACGCGCAAGCCGCCGTATCGGCAGGCAATACCGGCGCACTGATGGCGACCGCCCGATTCGTCCTCAAAACCATTCCCGGCATTGAGCGCCCTGCCATCGCTAAATTCCTGCCATCCGACAGCGAACACGTTACTTTGGCCTTGGATTTAGGTGCCAACGTCGACTGTACGCCCGAACAACTGGTTCAATTTGCCATCATCGGCAGCGAGCTGGTACACGCACTACACCCTGAAAAAGGCAGCCCGCGCGTCGCCCTCTTGAACGTCGGTACAGAAGACATCAAGGGTACGGAGGCCGTCAAACAAACCTTTAAATTGTTAAGCAGCAGCAAACTCAACTTTATCGGCAATATCGAAAGCAACAGCGTTTTGTATGGCGAAGCCGATGTCGTTGTCGCAGACGGATTTGTCGGCAACGTTATGCTCAAAACCATCGAAGGCGCGGTTAAATTCATGAGCGGCGCCATCCGCCGTGAATTCCAAAGCACCTTGTTCAACAAACTTGCCGCCATTGCCGCCCTGCCCGCACTCAAAGGCTTGAAAGGCAAACTGGATCCGCGCAAATTTAACGGTGCCATCCTGCTTGGTTTACGCGGTATCGTGATTAAGAGCCATGGCGGAACCGACGAAGTCGGCTTCCGTTATGCTTTGGAAGAAGCCTACCACGAAGCCAAATCTGCCGGCCTCGCCCAAATCGAACAAGGCGTAGCCACCCAGTTGGCTGCTTTGGAAGCCGCAAAAGCAGCAGCCGAACAGGAAGAAACCCCTGCTTCAACAACGGAGGCTTAA
- a CDS encoding DUF1294 domain-containing protein, whose translation MKSLTFALCISSLFLSITAIILPKLAIAYLALSAYVFLLYYRDKQRARNHGRRIPEAKLHLLNLLGGWPGGYCGSLAFRHKTSKPEFVRTFRLTVATNTVATFLLLADTLKHSNQ comes from the coding sequence ATGAAATCTCTAACGTTTGCACTTTGCATTAGCAGCCTGTTTTTAAGCATAACGGCTATAATATTGCCTAAACTGGCAATCGCCTATCTCGCACTGAGCGCATACGTTTTCCTGCTTTACTACCGAGACAAACAGCGCGCACGCAACCACGGCAGGCGCATACCCGAAGCAAAATTGCACCTACTCAATCTGCTTGGCGGCTGGCCGGGCGGTTATTGCGGCAGCCTCGCATTCAGGCACAAAACCAGTAAACCTGAATTTGTCCGCACCTTCCGGCTGACCGTCGCAACCAATACTGTCGCCACTTTCCTTCTGCTGGCAGACACCCTCAAACATTCAAACCAATAA
- a CDS encoding monovalent cation:proton antiporter family protein: MHEFSLAPIVIVLLVSVITVICCRKFNIPSMLGYLLVGFIAGPGMFKLIPQSHATDYLGEIGIVFLMFSIGLEFSLPKLKAMRRLVFGLGGLQVIITMLSIMGILMAMGTPFNWAFATAGALTMSSTAIVSRILSEKTELGQPHGQMAMGVLLMQDIAVVPLMILIPALAGGSEGNLWVELGLAGLKMLLTLGILFVVGSRVMSRWFRLVAKRKSSELFMINVLLVTLGVAYLTELEGLSMALGAFVAGMLLSETEYRIQVEDDIRPFRDILLGFFFITVGMKLDIQALIGNWQQILILLAILLILKALVVFIIALRMKNPTSDSLKSALYLAQGGEFGFVMLAISSKINMVSPELEQAATAAVLLSMIAAPFILGSSDAIVSRFVKSDWDMKALDLHSMLVETMSKSEHVLIIGFGRGGQSVARVLAQEGIPYFALDLDIARVQVARNAGEPVSFGDAKRREVLEAAGLGRAKMVVITLNNMHETQHVLGNIMSMHPSMPVYVRATNDDYVKTFTEMGAEETVSDTKETSLVLASYAMLGHGLSYNHVYQTITHIRHSRYASLQDLFVGSDDDSFSDEDSKAVCRHAFPLQGEAHAIGKTIRELPLAAHYLKLLFIRRNTGKIQDLDPDFVLETGDILVVAGKQEEIISFENWCLQGDI, encoded by the coding sequence ATGCACGAATTTTCCCTTGCTCCCATTGTCATTGTCCTGTTGGTTTCCGTCATTACGGTTATCTGCTGTCGCAAGTTCAACATTCCTTCCATGCTCGGTTATCTTTTGGTCGGTTTTATTGCCGGTCCGGGTATGTTCAAACTGATTCCGCAAAGCCACGCCACCGACTATTTGGGCGAAATTGGCATTGTATTCTTGATGTTCAGCATCGGTCTCGAATTCTCCCTACCCAAACTCAAAGCCATGCGCCGCCTCGTATTCGGTTTGGGCGGTTTGCAAGTCATCATTACCATGCTCTCGATTATGGGCATTTTGATGGCAATGGGCACGCCGTTTAACTGGGCGTTTGCCACTGCGGGCGCACTGACCATGTCGTCCACCGCCATCGTCAGCCGCATTCTGTCGGAGAAAACCGAACTGGGTCAGCCGCATGGTCAAATGGCCATGGGCGTTTTGCTGATGCAAGATATTGCCGTTGTACCGCTGATGATTCTGATTCCGGCACTTGCTGGCGGCAGCGAAGGCAACTTATGGGTAGAGCTGGGCTTGGCCGGTTTGAAAATGTTGCTGACCTTGGGCATTTTGTTTGTTGTCGGCAGCCGTGTGATGTCACGCTGGTTCAGACTGGTTGCCAAACGCAAATCGTCCGAACTCTTTATGATCAACGTTTTGCTGGTTACTTTGGGCGTGGCCTATCTGACAGAGCTTGAAGGCCTGTCTATGGCATTGGGCGCATTCGTCGCCGGTATGCTGCTTTCCGAAACCGAATACCGCATTCAGGTGGAAGACGACATCCGTCCATTCCGCGATATCCTGCTGGGCTTCTTCTTCATTACCGTCGGTATGAAGCTGGATATTCAGGCGCTGATCGGCAACTGGCAGCAAATCCTGATTTTGTTGGCAATCCTGTTGATTTTGAAAGCACTGGTCGTCTTCATCATCGCTTTGCGCATGAAAAACCCTACGAGCGACAGCCTCAAAAGTGCGCTTTATTTGGCACAAGGCGGCGAGTTCGGCTTCGTAATGCTGGCTATTTCCAGCAAAATCAATATGGTTTCGCCCGAATTGGAACAAGCAGCCACTGCTGCCGTCTTGCTTTCCATGATTGCCGCTCCATTTATCTTGGGCAGCAGCGATGCCATCGTCAGCCGCTTCGTCAAATCCGACTGGGACATGAAAGCCTTGGACTTACACTCCATGCTGGTGGAAACCATGAGCAAATCCGAACACGTCCTAATTATCGGTTTCGGACGCGGCGGTCAATCGGTTGCCCGTGTATTGGCGCAAGAAGGTATCCCCTACTTTGCCCTTGACTTGGACATTGCCCGCGTACAAGTGGCACGCAACGCAGGCGAACCGGTTTCCTTTGGCGATGCCAAACGCCGTGAAGTCTTGGAAGCCGCCGGCTTGGGGCGCGCCAAAATGGTGGTCATCACGCTGAACAATATGCACGAGACCCAACATGTTCTCGGCAACATCATGTCCATGCATCCGAGTATGCCGGTTTATGTTCGCGCCACCAATGACGATTACGTCAAAACCTTTACCGAAATGGGTGCGGAAGAAACCGTCTCCGATACCAAAGAAACCAGCCTGGTGCTGGCAAGCTATGCCATGTTGGGCCACGGTCTCTCTTACAACCATGTTTATCAAACCATAACCCACATCCGTCACAGCCGCTATGCATCGTTGCAGGACTTGTTTGTCGGCAGTGATGATGACAGCTTCTCCGACGAAGACAGCAAGGCCGTCTGCCGCCACGCTTTCCCATTGCAAGGCGAGGCACACGCCATCGGTAAAACCATCCGTGAATTACCATTGGCAGCGCATTATCTGAAACTATTGTTTATCCGCCGCAATACCGGAAAAATCCAAGACCTTGACCCTGATTTCGTTCTGGAAACTGGTGACATTTTGGTTGTCGCAGGCAAGCAGGAAGAAATTATTTCCTTTGAAAACTGGTGCTTGCAGGGAGATATCTAA
- the fabD gene encoding ACP S-malonyltransferase codes for MSFAFFFPGQGSQSLGMMNGFAEQAIVKATFDEASAVLGQDLWAMINGEDAELIGQTVNTQPIMLAAGIATYRAYLEAGGKIPSVVAGHSLGEYTALVAAGALDFADAVKLVRLRAELMQSAVPQGVGAMAAILGLEDEQVKAICAEAAQGEVVEAVNFNSPGQVVIAGNTAAVERAMAAAKEAGAKRALLLPVSVPSHCSLMKPAAEKLAEALKDITIKQPQIRVIHNADVASYDDADKIKDALVRQLYSPVRWTETVNALVSEGITESAECGPGKVLAGLAKRINKEAACSALTNADQVAAFIEAH; via the coding sequence ATGTCTTTCGCATTCTTCTTCCCCGGACAAGGCTCACAAAGCCTAGGCATGATGAACGGCTTTGCCGAGCAAGCCATCGTTAAAGCCACATTTGACGAAGCTTCCGCCGTATTGGGTCAAGACCTGTGGGCAATGATTAACGGCGAAGATGCCGAATTAATCGGACAAACCGTCAACACCCAGCCCATCATGCTGGCTGCCGGCATTGCCACCTACCGCGCCTACTTAGAAGCCGGCGGTAAAATCCCTTCCGTCGTTGCAGGCCACAGTCTCGGCGAATACACCGCCCTCGTCGCTGCCGGCGCATTAGATTTTGCAGACGCGGTCAAACTGGTTCGCCTGCGCGCCGAACTCATGCAATCTGCTGTACCACAAGGCGTAGGTGCAATGGCCGCTATCTTGGGTTTGGAAGATGAACAAGTAAAAGCCATTTGTGCCGAAGCTGCACAAGGCGAAGTCGTTGAAGCCGTCAACTTCAACTCCCCAGGCCAAGTCGTAATTGCCGGCAACACTGCCGCAGTCGAACGCGCCATGGCCGCTGCCAAAGAAGCCGGAGCCAAACGCGCCCTGCTGCTGCCCGTTTCTGTTCCTTCACATTGCAGCCTCATGAAGCCTGCAGCGGAAAAACTTGCCGAAGCACTGAAAGACATCACCATCAAACAACCGCAAATCCGCGTTATTCATAACGCCGATGTTGCCTCTTATGATGATGCCGACAAAATCAAAGATGCCTTGGTACGCCAACTGTACAGCCCGGTACGCTGGACAGAAACCGTCAACGCACTTGTTTCCGAAGGCATCACCGAATCCGCCGAATGCGGCCCCGGCAAAGTCCTCGCAGGCCTCGCCAAACGCATCAATAAAGAAGCCGCGTGCAGCGCATTGACCAATGCCGATCAAGTGGCTGCATTTATCGAAGCTCACTAA
- the fabG gene encoding 3-oxoacyl-ACP reductase FabG encodes MSTQDLSGKVALVTGASRGIGAAIADTLAAAGAKVIGTATSESGAAAISERLAQWGGEGRALNSAEPETIENLIADIEKAFGKLDILVNNAGITRDNLLMRMKEEEWDDIMQINLKSVFRASKAVLRGMMKQRAGRIINITSVVGVMGNAGQTNYAAAKAGLIGFSKSMAREVGSRGITVNCVAPGFIDTDMTRALPEETRKTFEAQTSLGKFGEAQDIADAVLFLASDQAKYITGQTLHVNGGMLMP; translated from the coding sequence ATGAGTACACAAGATTTAAGCGGCAAAGTCGCATTGGTAACAGGCGCATCGCGTGGTATCGGCGCGGCAATTGCCGACACGCTGGCGGCGGCAGGTGCCAAAGTCATCGGCACGGCAACCAGCGAAAGCGGCGCGGCAGCGATTAGCGAGCGTCTGGCGCAATGGGGCGGCGAAGGCCGTGCATTGAATTCTGCCGAACCCGAAACCATCGAAAACCTGATTGCCGACATTGAAAAAGCGTTCGGCAAGCTAGATATTTTGGTCAACAACGCGGGCATCACCCGCGACAACCTCCTGATGCGTATGAAAGAAGAAGAGTGGGACGACATCATGCAGATTAACCTCAAATCCGTGTTCCGCGCCTCCAAAGCCGTATTGCGCGGCATGATGAAGCAGCGTGCAGGCCGCATCATCAACATCACATCCGTCGTCGGCGTGATGGGCAATGCCGGTCAAACCAACTATGCTGCGGCAAAAGCAGGTTTGATCGGTTTCTCCAAATCCATGGCGCGCGAAGTTGGCAGCCGCGGCATTACCGTCAACTGCGTCGCCCCCGGCTTTATCGACACCGACATGACCCGCGCGCTACCCGAAGAAACCCGCAAAACCTTTGAAGCGCAAACTTCGCTGGGCAAATTTGGCGAAGCGCAGGACATCGCAGATGCGGTCTTGTTCCTCGCTTCCGACCAAGCGAAATACATCACCGGTCAAACGCTGCACGTCAACGGCGGCATGTTGATGCCTTAA
- a CDS encoding beta-ketoacyl-ACP synthase III produces the protein MQYAKISGTGSYLPANRVSNDDLAKKVDTSDEWITTRTGIKFRHIADDSEKTSDLAAESARRALADAGLQADDIDLIIVATATPDMQFPSTATIVQQKLGIANGCPAFDVQAVCAGFMYALTTANAYIKSGMAKNALVIGAETFSRIVDWNDRTTCVLFGDGAGAVVLSASDEPGIIHGKLKADGNYLNLLNVPGQIANGQICGSPYISMDGPGVFKFAVKMLAKIADDVIEEAGYTTNQIDWLVPHQANKRIIDSTAKHLGLSMDKVILTVQDHGNTSAASIPLALDVGIKNGQIKRGQNLLLEGIGGGFAWGAVLVKY, from the coding sequence ATGCAATATGCCAAAATTTCCGGTACAGGCAGCTACCTTCCTGCCAACCGCGTCAGCAATGACGACCTTGCCAAAAAAGTGGACACTTCCGACGAGTGGATTACCACGCGTACAGGTATCAAATTTCGCCATATTGCAGACGACAGCGAAAAAACCAGCGACTTGGCCGCCGAGTCAGCACGCCGTGCCTTGGCAGATGCCGGTTTGCAGGCTGACGATATCGACCTGATTATTGTCGCCACAGCCACTCCCGATATGCAGTTCCCTTCTACGGCAACCATCGTGCAGCAAAAATTGGGCATTGCCAACGGCTGCCCCGCCTTTGACGTACAAGCCGTGTGCGCCGGTTTTATGTATGCCCTGACCACTGCCAATGCCTATATCAAAAGCGGCATGGCGAAAAACGCTTTGGTTATCGGTGCTGAAACCTTCAGCCGCATCGTCGATTGGAACGACCGCACCACCTGTGTCCTCTTTGGCGACGGCGCAGGCGCGGTTGTCTTAAGCGCATCTGACGAACCGGGCATCATCCACGGCAAACTCAAAGCCGACGGCAACTACCTCAACCTTTTAAACGTCCCGGGACAAATCGCCAACGGCCAAATTTGCGGTTCGCCCTACATCAGCATGGACGGCCCTGGCGTATTCAAGTTTGCCGTCAAAATGCTGGCAAAAATTGCAGATGACGTTATCGAAGAAGCCGGTTACACCACCAATCAAATCGATTGGCTTGTGCCGCACCAAGCCAATAAGCGCATTATCGACTCTACCGCCAAACACTTGGGCTTGAGTATGGACAAAGTGATCTTGACCGTCCAAGACCACGGCAACACCTCCGCCGCTTCCATTCCTCTGGCACTGGATGTCGGCATTAAAAACGGCCAAATCAAACGTGGACAAAACCTCTTGCTCGAAGGCATCGGCGGCGGTTTTGCCTGGGGTGCGGTTTTGGTGAAATACTAA
- the glf gene encoding UDP-galactopyranose mutase: protein MTQKTEFLIVGAGFTGAVIARELAEAGHKIIVIDQRNHIAGNCHTERDQETGVMEHVYGPHIFHTDDEEVWNYVNKHGEFIPYTNRVKTTYNNQVYSLPVNLHTINQFYQKAFSPAEAYQHITEIADNSIVEPKNFEEQALKFIGKDLYEAFFKGYTQKQWGRSPIELPASILKRLPVRFNYNDNYFAHRFQAIPKDGYTVVVQSILNHPNISVSLNTAFSVEAAEGKHIIWTGKLDEYFQYAQGRLAYRTLDFEKHSAEGDFQGCAVMNYGNADIPYTRIAEHKHFTPWEEHEKTIYFKEFSRECGEGDIPYYPVNLSSSSGLLEGYFALAEKENGVTFAGRLGTYRYMDMDVTIKEALKLSRRMLEDLNAAKPLASFYHK from the coding sequence ATGACTCAAAAAACAGAGTTCTTAATCGTAGGTGCTGGCTTTACCGGAGCCGTCATCGCACGTGAACTGGCGGAAGCTGGTCATAAAATTATTGTTATTGATCAGCGCAACCACATTGCAGGCAATTGCCATACTGAGCGAGATCAGGAAACAGGCGTAATGGAACACGTTTACGGCCCCCATATTTTCCACACCGACGACGAAGAAGTATGGAACTACGTCAATAAACACGGCGAATTCATACCCTATACCAACCGCGTCAAAACCACCTACAACAATCAGGTCTATTCTCTGCCCGTCAACCTGCATACCATCAATCAGTTTTACCAAAAAGCCTTTTCGCCCGCAGAAGCGTACCAGCATATTACTGAAATAGCTGATAACTCGATTGTCGAGCCGAAAAACTTTGAAGAACAAGCCCTGAAATTCATCGGTAAAGACTTATATGAAGCCTTCTTCAAAGGTTATACCCAAAAACAATGGGGACGCAGCCCGATTGAGCTGCCCGCCAGCATTCTTAAACGACTGCCTGTACGTTTCAACTACAACGACAATTATTTCGCACACCGCTTCCAGGCCATCCCTAAGGATGGCTATACCGTCGTCGTACAATCCATCCTGAACCATCCGAATATTTCAGTATCTCTCAATACAGCATTTTCCGTAGAAGCGGCAGAAGGTAAACACATTATTTGGACGGGCAAGTTGGACGAATACTTCCAATATGCGCAGGGGCGTTTGGCATACCGTACGCTGGACTTTGAAAAACACTCTGCTGAAGGCGACTTCCAGGGCTGTGCGGTCATGAATTACGGCAATGCCGACATTCCCTACACCCGCATCGCCGAACACAAACACTTCACCCCCTGGGAAGAACACGAAAAAACCATCTATTTCAAAGAGTTCAGTCGTGAGTGCGGAGAGGGCGACATCCCCTACTATCCAGTAAACCTGAGCAGCTCTTCCGGCCTGCTGGAAGGCTACTTCGCCCTTGCTGAAAAGGAAAACGGCGTAACCTTCGCCGGTCGTCTGGGTACCTACCGCTATATGGATATGGACGTTACCATTAAAGAAGCCTTGAAATTAAGCCGCCGTATGCTTGAAGATTTGAATGCGGCTAAACCTTTAGCAAGTTTTTACCATAAATAA